One window of the Oncorhynchus clarkii lewisi isolate Uvic-CL-2024 chromosome 19, UVic_Ocla_1.0, whole genome shotgun sequence genome contains the following:
- the LOC139374831 gene encoding uncharacterized protein isoform X3 yields the protein MANCMVFHTQIASIMEVLANAAVADICKLVDDDYAVFRLEITQSQKENRTLRRKLQLLELKEARERAERTMTRGRVVPGEGHLTGGHRISVKPAGHNTWRDDQPITIGEGSGPSTQHIIMIESADAEADGPEVKLERSEGEVDPQHSRDIQTGVPPVAMDDPTTAPVQPRTQHSSTEVSGTPTAVLKSETDTETLTGLGRLGCPPAPRSEYLLYGNPSPRTVLSHQDTGDALQTGNDPSCSYATETEMIPSDISVDLDTQTNPMRGDWNRYSSSVYSERCLNKKGEVIVLDDMIVKVEDDTPLTWNANETHIGPSQGNTSDYLDYRESLETNPNVATHSPLHAFRDRDPVSTSMGPSDSHGRILFDQVLNSNDRARAQAQRGGATSGNTKEKRFLCKFCHKGFSCLQKVESHQRVHTGEKSFSCTQCEKRFSHQHHLKRHQRVHTGEKPYSCPQCEKRFSRQDQLKMHLKVHTGERPFACTHCGKRFSERSYLRTHQQKHHSTLT from the exons ATGGCTAActgtatggtttttcacactcaaatagcctccatcatggaggtgctggcgaatgcagccgtggcagacatttgtaaactcgtagacgacgactatgcagtgtttcgtttagaaataactcaaagccagaaagaaaacaggacaTTGCGGAGGAAACTTCAGCTACTGGAACTGAAGGAGGCACGGGAGCGCGCAGAGAGGACAATGACGCGAGGACGCGTCGTCCCAG gtgaaggacatctcactggaggccacaggatctctgtgaagccagcaggacacaatacatggagagatgaccaaccaatcactATTGGTGAGGGGAGTGGACCCTCAACCCAGCACATTATCATGATAGAG TCTGCAGATGCAGAGGCTGATGGCCCTGAGGTCAAGCTGGAGAGGTCTGAAGGAGAGGTGGACCCACAGCacagcagagacatccagactggaGTGCCCCCTGTAGCCATGGATGACCCAACCACTGCCCCAGTGCAACCCAGGACCCAACACAGCAGcacggaggtcagtggaacgcCGACCGCCGTActcaagtcagagacagacaccgagACCTTAACGGGGCTGGGGCGACTGGGCTGTCCTCCTGCTCCCCGCTCAGAGTATTTACTTTACGGTAACCCGAGCCCGAGGACAGTTCTATCACATCAGGACACAGGTGACGCGTTACAGACTGGCAATGATCCGTCCTGTTCATACGCTACAGAGACCGAGATGATACCTAGTGATATATCTGTGGACTTAGATACACAGACTAATCCAATGAGAGGAGACTGGAACcggtacagtagtagtgtatactctgaACGGTGCCTAAATAAGAAAGGGGAGGTTATAGTCTTAGATGACATGATTGTGAAAGTGGAGGACGACACTCCTCTGACATGGAATGCAAACGAAACTCACATAGGACCCTCGCAGGGCAACACCAGTGACTACTTAGACTACAGGGAAAGCTTAGAGACAAATCCAAATGTCGCAACCCACTCCCCTTTACACGCGTTCAGGGATCGCGATCCAGTGTCCACGTCAATGGGGCCTTCTGATTCACACGGCCGCATTCTTTTTGATCAGGTACTGAACTCAAATGACAGGGCTAGAGCCCAGGCTCAGAGAGGGGGAGCAACATCAGGCAATACAAAAGAGAAACGGTTCCTCTGCAAGTTCTGTCACAAAGGCTTTAGCTGCCTCCAGAAGGTGGAGAgtcaccagagggtccacacaggggagaaatccttcagctgtacccagtgtgagaagaggttctcccaccagcaccacctgaagaggcaccagagggtccacactggggagaaaccctacagctgcccccagtgtgagaagaggttctcccgcCAAGACCAGCTGAAGATGCATCTGAAGGTCCACACTGGAGAAAGGCCATTCGCCTGTACACACTGCGGGAAaaggttctcagagaggagctacctcaggaCACACCAGCAAAAACACCATTCAACTCTAACATAG